gaagcgctgattggctgaagtagctgtcagtcaaagtccacaggggagaggcgggattttcagtgaaacggagcgttttctcttgtgggtttcagaattagccccagaaaatcttttatttcacacaaaattacttttccttagcgccaaaaataaactattaccatgttaatgccatttctagggtttggactagctaaaaaagcatgatacagcccctttaaagcaacactaaggaactttcagttttcgttgattttggcggcgccagtggacaaaagcggtagtgttttgcctgaaggaatactacagttcccatgaggactagcgcatgacgtcataaaatgctgctcccggtggcatgctgtcagactgaactcgccttcatttgtttccagtggctgcgtgagggatggatagcgacgaggtaatgaatctaatggtggctaaacaatgttatatcatgatgtgacgcatgccgtaaagcaatccgcacatttggagtttttttagtgtccagggttcctaccaccctcctcacagctgctcagtccaagtgaaagcaatactgacgccctcaggccgtgacagaggggtcattcaactagttgtaagtcgatgtatcatcacaaaagatattaaaatgttttattaaggttgaaaagttccttagtgtcggtttattttttgaaagaaggaaaaaaattatgatttttgaaattattttgaGATGCAGTAATTTTGATTTCATCACTAAAATTatacataaataaagaaaacaaagtgccTTTGTAAAATACTGTATATCAGTATAGATTCTTTTAAGGTATGATGATATATTTTTGAACTGAGATAACATGACATTACTTAAATGAAATTCTCCGCTGCTCCAGATAAGCccaaataaaaaaggaaatgtgtgtttatgaccgaagacacggtgtgtgtgtgtgtgtgtgtgtgtgtgtgtgtgtgtgtgtgtgtgtgtgtgtgtgtctatcacTGGGAGGTTGTACCTGCCTGTACTGCTTGGCCGACTGTGCACCGTGTGGCTCGTGCTCAGCACCGGGAAGCTCTTCGGTCTAACTGCAAATGTACATTTTAAGTGCCTCTTTCAATAAACGAGTTATTTGCAGCGTCTCTTTGTGCGTGTCTGTGAAAAATGTCCCCAGAAGGATAACGACATATTGATGGCATGGGGATCTTTGCATCCATTTCAGTCACAGGACTGTAAAAGCTAACCTTTATGCATGTGACTTCCCAGATTGATGCTCCGTTCACACGGCGACGCTGATAGAAGTAGCTGAAAACTAaacttgccggcaagctgaattctcgcagtatttgttttcacacaccacgagaatccatcttgtaccgctccAGCCTGATGTGTTTGGAATCAGACTTTTTTCGGCCAGACCAATCACGCTcggatttttttcagtcagaccaatcacgcgtcgtttagggcgggacatcaagttttgacggaagcaggaagtgactgaCTGCTAATAATGTTAGCATGGCTAGCAAAAACAATGGATATCCCGACAGCGAGTAAATCTGtgttggatgaatcctctattgcatttttgaaaaatgatcagcaagaggtttttttctttgcagtgattagctgaaaataaacatggttaggcgggtgcactgtgtccttccatccaatgaacgccaagagttctacagcaagtccctccttccctgaacggatttgccgagtgaaatcccagattgacatgtgaggcaattcgttgctgcacatgtgaaTATGACTTTTGCCAGGTTagctgaaaacgcaactttctgaaaatgactgatATGACATTTCAgaagtttaaataaaatgagctgaccaaggaaaacatctgaaaatctgaacttgaaaatgtgtggaacCTTGACATTGTTTGCTGAGTGACTTTGAAGAAGGCACTGCTATCAAAACAAATGTCAGTTGTTTGGATGACTACAGTGTGAAagatgtttgtttctgcagaaaaccacagcaGTTCAATAGTGACATCCCAAAAACCACAGTGCATGCAGGTGCTACTTGCTGACACTCAAACCACCGTCTAGTTCCCCCACAGAAACACCCACACACCACTCACCTCCATTCCCCAATGAATCAGCATCACCTCAAGCCTGGGGAGCCCAACATAGTGTTGAAtcattttataatattctttacatcatgcttattatcttatgttatttcatattattcatatcatgcatgtctctgttagttatagtgtGCTAGTGGACACAGGCGTGGAAGAGACATGcatcctttttctgttctcctgcctgccatttttcctttttaaggcagcctcttggcagctggacagtttgcttTCTTCTAAAGCTAAGACTAAAGGTCATTTGCCTCTCTGTTTCCCTCTtgcgcaaatgaggctcatttgACAAGGAATGTGACACGATGTGAATTGTTGCACAACATCTGGCATTtcggaaggatggatggagaatggaTGGAGAATGGATGGAGGCTGATAAGGCCTCtgaaggggtcacggacattcacctttgtagggaggggggaagagaggcaAATGACAGGTTCACAATTGTGCTTTTAGATGTGTACAGCCACAATGGAGGGTTACGGAATGGTTTATAGCATTTGTGTTGTCTTGACCAAAAGTCATATGAGATGCAATGTTCTCCCAGAAAATAGTATGAATAGAAGGAGCGGAGAGCGGGCCGCGCGTCAGTTTATTTGGTCTACCTGACTGCGGGGGATTTTAGGAATAAAGCTCTCTactttgcattctgactccgactctgcctgattgttccgaggagaactacgattgaagacttcaagaaccaagagtggatatactggaagattttgagattttttccggaaaatatgtttgtgggtttttttgcaccgtgactggcctcggatactttttaaataaaaatccacgacagTGGTGAGCCCGCCGGAGGTCAggccacgtcgtcccttcgggctgagcccggccgggccctgtgggcaaaggcccggccaccaggcgctcgcttacgagccccaaccccaggcctggctccagggtggggccccggctgcaccataccgggcgacgtgacgacctttgttctttttctctgcatAGGGGCTTTTGAACTGCTGtgacccaggacctgtttgccatgggagacccgactggggggcataaagccccccgacaacatagctcctgggatcatgcgggctctcaaactcccccaccacgataAGGTGGcagctttttcaaacttttaccttttcaacccttttcaacttttatcagcttttccaaaaaaatgtttgaggttttttgcattttttttctagttttttcaACTGTTTACACTTCCTTTAACTCTTTTAACTGAATGGAACTTTTATTCAAcctctttcagttttttcagcttttttcaacttttcttcttgaagttcttctgcattacagtttggTATTTTCAGCTCAGGGGGCACGGCCCACCGAAAGCACGGAGGTCGCGGAGATCGGTGCAAAATTTTGGGGCCACAAATCAAAAAGGTTGAGAACCACTGTATCAAACAACTGCTGCTCTTCTAACATGTGATACTGAGCTCAAGATCGCCATCTTTTGGATTGATGGGGTAATTGGTTCCATCAGTTCACAATCTCTACAATTTAAAAATGACTCTGGTCTTCGATTCCAGATGATCAGATGGCTTTAATCCTGGAGCGGGTGCACGCCTCATCTCCTTGTGCCGGGCATAATCTAACTCCAATTTGAGACTGCATCGTCTTCACCTCACAGAGGAGGAATTAGCAAGGATTTATCCAAACACTGATCCCAGATGTGACTGATGTAAATTAATAATGCCTCCTGGCTGCACACATTTTGGACATTCCCACGGCTGCAGCCGTTTTGGGGGAAAagatatttactgtttaaacatGATTCCTCCACCTTTCATTGCTCTTTTTGGAGTGATGCCCAGAGACTCAGCACTGTTTGATATTTCATAATGTCGATGTcaaggttgttttttctttttaactgttaaaatccaataaacaggaaaaaaatagatttattcATGCCATCAAGGAGCTTTGAACAGGAAAAGTTTAATGATACCTTCATCAGTTTCATCTATTGTGTGTAAAGCAAAATACTGATCACATCATGATTATTTTAAAAGATTTCAAAACTGTTGATCAGGACATCAAGACAAGCTTTCCATTACATATGGTGAATTACAACTCTGTACATTAAATTTACATCAATTTTATTCAAACACCaagactgattaaaaaagaaaagaaaaatatgctGGTTTTAGCTGAATAAAGCAGACATTCTTGgcaaacataacaaaatgtaCAACCTTGTTTAAAGCATCTTCTTGGAATCACTTCTCCACacatttaatttacagtttaCCTGTCAACCATTTGGAAATAATATACTAACATATTCATCAATGATCTAAAATCCACTACAAACAGAGTTAGTTCTAAGTTAATGTGTGAGCTTCAATCTCAGTGCTTGAGAGTTAACGGCTCTGTTTGGCTTTTAAAATACAttgatttgacattttctcttcagttcaaAGGGATAattgatcagatcagagaaGTATAGATCAGAGTGTTTCCCTCTTTTCCACCTTCCTCAGTATAGACATTGTGGAGACTCTCCATAAATCTGGAAGCAGTTCTctgttggtggtggtgatgaagtCTCCTCATTCaactgaaaggaaagaaaaagaagcagagggTTTGTGTAGATGTGGTTCCTCACAGCTCATTTCATGTCAACGTTAACATCTTggtaaacatgacattttattgTTGCTCAGTCACCGTGAGTGGTTTCTCTTCTAAGTATTGAAATGTTCTCAGAGAACTCTGGGCTGTGGTGTTTCAATTGATACCTGATAAAAGGTTCAGGATAATGTAGAATATACAGTCCATCATTCAAAAATAATGGCATTGATATTGTTTGCAGTCATAGTGATTGGTTCCTGGAATAAATACTATCATAAATAGACCTGTCTCATTTCACAACAACCTGTTCAAAATATTAATTCCAGCTGTAAGTGGATGTAGATGTTACTGACCTTTGACTCCTGTTGTCTTGACTTTCATTGGAGTGTACTTGTGCAGAGGTCACACTGGAATCTGAAACatcaattttattattttaacagaaataaagatGTAAATATATAGATTGATGGCATCTAGAGTTGTATACCTAACTTTCCTActttgttttctattgtttAAAAGTCAGCTACagctgctggacgctgctgtgAACAAGTcctttaaattctttaaaatgctgcataGCAAATGCTTTGAATGTCAGTGAGGAtgaggcattgtgggtaaagcAGACAGAACTGGAGCTCCAGAGCAGCTGGCTGGAGTCAAACCAGAGGCAgaaaggtgtgagtgtgttattTCCTTTTACAAACACAGAGCTGTGTCAGCGCTGGTCACAGAGAACAAATGCCACTGTGCTTCTGATAAATAAAggatgaatgtttttcttctgggtCCCACCTGTCCATGATGTGGTCTTCACTTCAGGATAAATGCTGCCCTCTTCTGGTTTCTGCTTCTTCCCTGTGAGAAAGAATGAAATTACAATCAGAGAACCTTCTTATACTTGGACTCCTGGCTGATACTGTGATCTTCTGTTTTTGGATCTGAGCTGTTTCTATATTACAACATCCAATACTCACCCTTCTTGACCTCCTGAAGCTCCATTGAAGAATACGTCACATTCCTGGACTCATCTGCAAAACAGTTTTACTGTTAAAGTTTGAGGACGATCATTGAATCACTGACTTTACTCACtgcttcaggtgaaaatgtgtgaaaaacagtgttttcttcctctacCTCTGTCAGGAGAATCAGTCTCTTGGATTGTCTCATAGGGATTATCATCAGCTAATGGAGAGTGGACAGAGTTTAACCACCAAAAGAGACAGAGTCATGAGTTTCCCTCATTGTTTATGAGCCATGATCTTCTAAAGAGATGGATGTTACTGAACACTTTCAGGAAATAGTTTGTATTAAAGCTGACCTTGGATCGGAGAAGCGTATGTGTTGCATTGATCTTCCAGCTGgttgctgctgtggtctgtagTTTGGCTCTGCTGTGAACTTTGAGACCTGTTAAGcctcaaaatattttaataCAGCAGGTTCAACAAGAAGCTGCAATTTTAGTTTGTTGTAAAGGATCATACCAACCTGTTGAAGCATGAATCTGTGAAAAAGATGAGAGAtgattactttattaatccaaaATGTTTGATCTCTACATTGACACGTGATTCCTAATCacaatgtttcttttgttttggaccCTGATAGAGAAAGTCTGTGAAACAAATCTGAAAGAGAAGTCTCACCTTTTGATCCATTGtagaaacacaacagcagcagcagaacaatcaGCAGGAAAACTCCACAAATCCACCGAATGATCATCAGAGAGCCAGATGAAGAGCTTCCAGGCCTGGATGTGACTGCAGGGATCAATGAGACTTGatagaatgaaaacactgatgataataatacaataaaaatgagcAGATGACTTACACTGAACAGCCATCCAGCTTTGTGCTGATTCTCTTCCATTGTACTGACACTTGTAGAAACCTTCATCTGATTCTGACACTGCAGAGATCTTcatctctcctcgtctctcattttcaatgagtttgttatttttgtagaaaaacacatcagagggaATATTTCCAGTCTTCATGACACAGAGGAGAGTTACAGACTCTCCCACAGGTACAGGATACACAGGGCTCACCAGGATAACgccatcagctggaaaacaaagttcagttcattcattagaAGGTGAGACGATGAGGATGGAAAATACACACTAAtaagttggtgtttttcatccatctgtccatcttctgtagCGCTCCATCATACTGAAtgttccaggctgctggagttAAATCTCAGCAGACTCTGGGTGAGGGCAGAGGACACGCTGGACAGTTCAAcacttcatcacaggacaggaaatcaaacacattcacatcacaccagctgtggttttcattcaccttttctttaaaattacaCTTTGAGCTGCAGTTCAGGGATCAGCCTCAAAACTCTCAACGgtcagagaaaaagacaactcACAGTGTGTGGAGATATTGACTGCGTTGCTGAACTCTGTTCCAGACTCACACCAGTACACAGCTTTTCTTGGAGCCTCATTCTTAATATATGTTGATCCATTGATTGTAGCTGGAGGAAGAAAGCTCAACAGCGAGTCGTCAGTCAGAAAGCGGATCAGCCTCCACTGGGAAGAgcttccttcacatgtcagTGAGAGAGATTCAGAGGTGAAGTGTTGGACTCTGTCAGGATTCACTGTGAGAGACGCTGATGGATGAACACCTGGACAAAACATCAAGGCTCAGTGAAGGATGGCATTTCTATTGTGGCTGCTGGAAGACAACAGTTCAAGAGttccagaaagacaaactgacctGAAGACCAGACGAATGTGGGACGactgtgttgtgtgtaaatCGGCGGATCCCCTCGTCCAGCTGAACATGCatatcctgctgtgtgtgtctgtccatgaACTGTGAAGGAATTGTTTGCTGTCCCACTGCTGGTACCAGGTAGAGGCTCATAGGTGTAGGAATCCTGAGAGTTTGGAACAGCTTTGAACCAGTAgaagctccaccctgctgacggaggctcagtgtgacagatcagagtgactgaagctccaggaatcaaccatgatggagacacagagaggacgaGCTTTGgtcctggaggagagagagtaTTTTCTCAAATCAAAAGGTAAAACATGTTGGCCTGGATTACATGATTCATTCATACCTTGACTgagtttaaacaaaaaacaacaaaaacagcttcaGGTGTTGaattgttttctcatttgttcatcttctcacacacacacacacacacacacacacacacacacacacacacacacacacacacacacacacacacacacacacacacacacactgactcataAAATCTGATGTGACTTACTGAATACTGTCAGAGTGACGGTGTTGCTCCAGTCTGTTGACTGTGCTCCTCTCAGCTTGTTTCCTTTACATCTGTATTCTCCCTGGTGCTGTGAAGAAAGAGCCTCCATCCTGTATTGGCTGACATTTGCTGGTTTGAGTAAACTGCTGGTTTCCCACTCATACTCCCatcctgtgtttcctccatcGATGGCACATCTGAGAGCGATGGTCTCTCCTTGGTAGAGCTGTGGTCTGTCGTGTTGCAGAGTCAGGGTTGCCTTGTTTGGGACTGTCCATGTTAGAAAGCacaaaacaggaggaaaactcaGGACAGGTGGATCAGACAACAACTACAAGGATTTTATAATAACTTAGTGTATTTGAATGTGCACTTCAGAAAATCCTCCTCACTTATTTTAGTGACACTGATGGGATCACTGTACTCTGTGTAGTAAAGtggatctcctcttcctcctcttcctcctcttcctcctctgcaccaGTAACGTCCCTCCTGTGAGACTTCAGACTGACTCTGATACTCATCAGTATCATGTGTGTTCAGGAGGGAGGTTTTGGAGTCTCTGTACCAGAAGTATTTCCATACAGCTGGTTGATTCACTGAGCAGGTCAGCGtcactctgctgccttcagacaTGTTGAATTTATTGGTTCCCAGTTGAGCTTTTGGTTGAGCTGTTGAGAACAGTCACAGAATAAACATGTCAACAGTATAAAGTCTGGTGGAGATGTGACTGAGCCAGTGTTTCAGACAGACTGGAGCTGCTGATAATAGTGTCAGTAAACATGTCCTGAACTGAAAGATGAATTACAGTCTgttgtaaacaaataaataaacattctgTCAATCTGTTTAGATCAAATTTTGATAAGTTACAAAAAGTACTGATTCATGTTTTTACAATGTTATTTGGATTAATTCGACTCCTAACATGTCAAACCTCACATGTAGGTGTCAACATTATGaaacaggaacattttaaaaaatattatcCTTTTAAAGACAACTGGCCTTCAGTTAGTTCggccaacaacaaaaaaaaaaatgctactcATGTACAGTTGAAGGACTGAGCTGGCAGCCCAGCAATATCAAAATATTAGTTACATGATGTTAGGTTTTGTTATGTTATTGTCTGAATaccaatcaaacaaacacaataaaaccaacaagcatcacttacgtaacactgacactgtgaaggcttCACTCCATGTGGTTGAAGAAGAAGAGTCATCTCTGCGTGAGGCCTTACAGTCGTACTCTTCATTGATGGACTGAGTGACTTTTAAgaccttttccttcttctgttgaAGATATTGTGAGTTTCTCCTCCAGTAATACCAccagtcagtcttctctcctccctggacctcacatgtcagagtgatctcctcaccctggaatatctgagaccagctgggtCGTCGTCTTATGACAGGcttgttggtgactgtttccaccagatatgaggaaacaaagacaaacacacacattagtttCATTAGAATTTCTGTGCTGATCAAGAAAATTATAGTAATAATTAAAATGCTGAACTCACAAGTAATCCTAATGTAGACTTCATCACTCATGTCAGAGAGAtaacctgatgtttctcttACTCCTCTGCAGCGGTAAATTCCTCCTTTAGATACCTGGATGACTCCATTGTCCCCAACATTTGTTTCAACTAGTTTCTCCCAGCTGGTTGATGGTGTTCTTctgtaaaactcatatttccatccatcagagtctctcacagagcaggaaagactcACTGAGCCTCCGACTGAGATGGTTTTGGTGCCTGATGTCAGTGTAGCcctgggtttctctgtggatggaaaaacaacacagctttAAATAACCCTGAAAACTTCGTGTTTCCTCATTTTATGTTGATTAAATCAGATGATGAATTTTTTCAACAGAGACATAAACGACACAGTGATGAtcttctcttcattttaatAAACCACGTTGGAATTTGTGTCTATTTTAACTTGATGGTTTGTGAAGCTGGAAAACCTTTGCTCTTCATGATTGGACATGGCTTGTGATGTCCCCCAGGAGTTAGTACTGGATTACAAATACCTGAAATAGTTTTCATTTGCAGATGACAGAAGTATTTTTTGTTCAGGAGGATTTACAGGATCTTTTTctaattattgttatttttaggaTATTGAACAGTAACTGCCGAAATCTTTTATTCAAATGGTCTATTTAGATTAATATGACTCACAACATGTCAAACCTCACACACAAATGTAATGAAACAGGCAAATCTTAAAACGTATTAAAGAAACTTGGTCTTCAGTTAGCGCTGCCAAAAACAATCCATTACTCACGTAAAGCTTCAGTAAAAATACACCTCAGTGTGAACAGAACTCAttatcacacaaaaaaaacaaagctcaaCATGCTCCAAAACATGTCACACAAAAAGAAACTGGATTAAACTAAAACTAAGCCTCAGAATCTGAGCAGCATCtatttgtttgctttgctttaatTGATTGACACTGCAATTTCTTGCCAAATAATGTCTAAATAGTTACGAGCTttgctttcttcctcctcccttcagAACATGTGAAACAAGAACCATTTCAAGATGttgctgttgcttgtttttctgtatttctttgttCATTGTTCTTCCTTTGAtttattgtttgatttttttgtttatttgtttatttttacatttccgAAAAAAGCactaaaccaaaccaagaaACTGCAGTGtcaattaattaaaacattaactAGTTCATTGCTACTCTGACAATAATTAATTGCTATCAGTCACATACTTTGTTAACTtttaatcaacaaaaaaaattcatttgttGAATACACAATAATGTTTAATTGTGAATCTTTTAACTGAGTGTATTTTAATTGTCATCAATTTCACATCACATTCATCCAGCGGCTGAGCTTCACCAGTCTCTCCACACtgtggcagcagagagctgctctctttttctgaatgtcctcacagtgaaaacagtcttTCACAGGGTTcactgatggagctgctgactGATATTTATGTGCAATAAATTAATCTTGTGggtttgagttttttctttctaatcaaTAATGTAGTGTTCATTCATCCATATCAGCTCTGGATTCTGATTTGAAGAGGTCCAGAGTGGATTCTCCATcatcctctgtgtctgaggagacatattgttttttctccagcagcctcaTTTTCACTGCTCTTTCGCTGTTGAACAGtccaaaacagacacacacagtagggcatctttaacattttcatgcttcaaatgaagaatctaattcTCAAAATTCACCTGTGCTGCATGGGGtggaaaaaacaatgtcccaatGACAGctgaatgaaaagtaaaaaaggcACTAATCAGACAAGAGATTCAGAACTGTTATcagttttatcagttttatttctttgagctaattgatcaccctaatcttagttctgtgattaatcatgatagAAAGATGAATCATTTGACAGCCTTAAATTATTACATAATCACAATTAATACTTGTCAAACTGACAGCCCACATGTTAAattatgttgtattttattatCTCATTGTCTGAATATCATTctaacaaacacaagaaaaaccaacaagcatcacttacgtaacactgacactgtgaaggcttTACTCCATCTGGTTGAAGAATCAAAGTCATCTCTGCGTGTGGCCATACAGCCGTACTCTTCATTGATGGACTGAGAAGCAGTGACTTTTAAGATCTTTTCATTCTTCTGTTGAAGTGATTCTGAGTTTCTCCTCCAGTCATACCAccagtcagtcttctctcctccctggacctcacatgtcagagtgatctcctcaccctggaatatctgagaccagctgggttgtcgtgttatgacaggcttgttggtgactgtttccaccagatatgaggaaacaaagacaaacacacacattagtttTATCAGGATTTCTGTGCtgaacaagaaaacaaatttatttacaacaaaaacaatgaactcACAAGTTATCCAAATGATGGCTTCATTACTCATGTCAGAGAGATAACCTGAtgtttctctcactcctctgcaCCAGTAAATTCCTCCTTTAGATACCTGGATGACTCCATTGTCCCCAACATTTGTCTCCCAGGTGTTTGATGTTTCTCTGTAGaactcatatttccatccatcagagtctctcacagagcaggaaagactcACTGAGCCTCCGACTGAGATGGTTGTGGTGCCTGATGTCAGTGTAGCcctgggtttctctgtggatggaaaaacaagaT
The nucleotide sequence above comes from Salarias fasciatus chromosome 3, fSalaFa1.1, whole genome shotgun sequence. Encoded proteins:
- the LOC115385975 gene encoding uncharacterized protein LOC115385975, encoding MKTGNIPSDVFFYKNNKLIENERRGEMKISAVSESDEGFYKCQYNGRESAQSWMAVQFTSRPGSSSSGSLMIIRWICGVFLLIVLLLLLCFYNGSKDSCFNRSQSSQQSQTTDHSSNQLEDQCNTYASPIQADDNPYETIQETDSPDRDESRNVTYSSMELQEVKKGKKQKPEEGSIYPEVKTTSWTDSSVTSAQVHSNESQDNRSQS